The genome window GGCGCTTCTGACCCGCAGCGGCAGGATTTATCAAGGCGGCAATATTGAAAACGCTGCGTATACGCCGACCAACTGTGCCGAGCGGACGGCTTTTTTTAAGGCGGTCAGCGAGGGCGAAAGGGAGTTTGCCGCAATTTGCGTGGTCGGCGGCAAGGACGGCGTGCTGACGGATTATGCCGCCCCCTGCGGCGTATGCCGGCAGGTGATGATGGAGTTCTGCGATCCGGAAAGCTTTTTGATTATTTTGGCGATGGATGAAAATACCTATCAGGAATACACTTTAAAGCAGCTTTTACCGGAAGGCTTTGGGCCGAAGAACTTGCAGGGATAAAGGCAAGGAACGCATTTAGCGAATGGGTTTGCCGGCTTACGGCGGTCCGAAAGACTTTAGGTTGGGGGGAGCATGAAAAAACTATCTTGGGAAGAGTATGTTGAAAAGTTTGATTCTTGGGCGGAAAGTACGCAGTGCAGCTATGTGTCCAGATTGGAAAGTTTTGGCAGTCATGAAGAAGTGGCCGAGATTGCGTTATGTTTAAACGAAGCGGCAAGTTCTAAATTGATTAACATGGCAATCGATGCCGGCATTCGATTTGACGAGGAGGATATCTTTTTGACAGAGTTTGCCGTGAATCCCGAAACTTGGCAAAGAATGAAAGATACGACCGATAACAGTGAACTTTATATTCGCAGGCGACAGGAAAGGAAAGATGAGTTCTGGAGTGATACGGCAGCATTTATGTTTTTGCAGACAATGTGGGATGATCGGTCGGGGAAAAAGTAGGAAATGCCTGTCAATGAAAGCATGGAGAAGAAGTGAAGAAGTGTTTTGCTAAAGTGTAAAGGTAAAAGCCACTTAAAAAAGAGAAAAACAGGAAGTGAAAATAACTTTTTTGCTTTACCCTCTACAGCAGGTATAGATAAGATTGCGGTGAAAAAAGCTCTAAAAATGATATAAATTAAGTGATTTGTAATAGAAGCTAGGAGAGTAAAAATGGCAATAAAAAATCAAGATTATATTAAAAACTTAATCAGAGAATTGATTTCTTTGCCAAGTGAAACGGAATGGGTTGAATTTAAACATAATAATGATGGGCCGCAAATGATAGGAGAATATATTTCTGCTCTGGGAAACTCGGCAGCTTTATTAGGCAGGCCCAAAGCCTACATGCTTTGGGGAATAGATGATGAAACTCACAAAATAGTAGAGTATGTCTTAACCATTATTCCACAGGAAGAAACAATAGAAGGTTCTATCAGAAGATCAAACTTGGGTTATCCTGAAATAGCAATTCGTGAGTTGATTGCCAACATTATGATTCATCAAGCGATTGACCAAAAAGGTACAAACCCTATGGTAGAATTATTTAAGGATAGAATAGAGTTTTCAAATGCAGGTTCTCCGTTAGTTTCGATAGAGCGTATCGTAGATACCGTACCGATTTCAAGAAATGAAAATCTTGCAGGATTTATGCACAAGTGCGGTATTTGTGAAGAAAGAGGAAGCGGATATGATAAGGTAATATATGCAACGAGCAAGAACTCCATGGTAGCTCCTAAAATTGAAAATCAGAGTGATAAATTCACAAAAGTAACCTTATTTTTAAAAGTTCCTTTTGACCTGATTAGTAAAGAGGATCGAGTAAGAACTTGCTATATGCAAACTTGTTTTTTATATGTAAATGGAGAGGCGATCAGCAACAATTCTGTCAGAGAACTGTTTGGTATTGATGAAAAAGATAAATATAAGGCTTCAAGAATTATCAAAGACACCTTAGAGGCTAAATTTATCAAACCGGTGAATGAGAATACCGCGCCAAGATATATGAAATACATTCCTTTTTGGGCTTGATTTAAGTTGCGGTAAGTTGCAAAAACAGGAAGTATTATTCAAAGATAGTATGGAAAATCTCATAAAATAGAGGATTGTGAGAATGAAAAGTTAAAAATTTAAGTTGCAGCAAGTTGCAGTACCAAGAATTTAAAGGTGATTAGACTATTTAACCTATCTAACCGCCTTTTGGTTTTTTTAAAAATTTCGCTTGACAGGAAAGACAGAAAAGGCTATAATTCTAACTAATAAATCTGACATTTCCCGATGGGAAGCAGAGAATAAGTAAAATGCAGTGACGGAGAGAAAAATATCGACAGGTCATGACAGAGAATCGGGGTAGCTGAGAACCGAAATGATGGATAGATATATAATATTCACTCCCAAGCAGGTTTTTTGAACGCAAGGTCAAGTAGAGAAATCCGGCATCCGGCCGTTACACCGGAAAAAGCTGATAGGCTTTCTAAGTGATATTCCAATGAAATATACAATACTTCAACGGAATATAAACAGGGTGGTACCGCGGATAGAATCATTCGTCCCTGTAAGAGCAATCTTACAGGCTCGAATGATTTTTTGCGTTTGAAAGCCCGGCAAGCGGCCGGCGCGGGTAGCGAGCTCGCTTGCGGATCGCGCCGAACATTTGGCGGACTGAGGCGATGAGCAGCGAGCGAAGTGAGGTGCGAATGCCGAAGGATGTTTGCGGGAGTGCGAAGCACGGAGCAAACGGCTTTCAACCAAAGGGCCCGGCAAGCGGCCGGCGCGGGTAGCGAGCTCGCTTGCGGATCGCGCCGGACATTTGGCGGACGGAAAATAATTTGGCAAATGGAAAAAAATAAAAGAGAATAAAAGGAGGAAACCATGAAAAAATTAGCGTTAATACTTAGCCTGAGCCTCTTGCTCAGCGCTTGTGCGGCGGGCAGTGAGCCGCAAATGGCGCCGGAAAAACAAACTCAAACAGAAAAGACCGAAGCCGGAAATAAAAAAAAAGAGCCGATGCAGACCGATACGGCAAAGACGTATAAAATCGGGATTTTGCAGATTGCCGAGCACTCGGCGTTGGATGAAAACCGGGAAGGCTTTACCAGGGCGCTGGAAGCGGCCGGCATTCAAGCCGAAATCGATTATAAAAATGCGCAGGGCGATGTCAGCCATGCGTTGACAATGGCTAAAAAGATGACGGATGAGCAGGTTGATCTGATTTTTGCAATCGGCACGCAGGCGGCGCAGGCAGCCAAACAGGCGGCCAAGGACACGGAGATTCCTATTCTTTTCAGCGCGGTTACGGATCCGGTTGGCTCGGAACTGGTAGACAGCTTGGAGCAGCCGGGGGCGAATATAACCGGAACCACCGACAAAACGCCGACCAAAATGCAGTTAGAGCTTTTCGGTCAACTCGGCCGGGAACTGAAAACGATCGGTGTGATTTATAATACCGGCGAAACCAATTCGGAAGCGCAGTTAAAAGCGACGGAAGAAGCGGCGGCGGAACTTGGCTTAACGATTGTGCCGGTGGGGATTACCACGGTCAACGATATTCCCAAGGCGTTGGAAACGCTGTTAGCGAAAACCGATGCCATGTATACCCTGACCGATAATCTGGTAGCGGCTTCAATGGAACTGATTTCCCATACGGCGCTGGCGGAAAAATATATCGTTGTCCAGTCTTATATTGACCGGACAGCGGCGGCCGAAGGAATTTTGCTGAGCAACGGTTTCAGTTATTATGATTTGGGCAGTCAAACCGGCGAAATGGCAGTTTTGATTTTAAGCGGCGAAAAAACGGCAGCGGATATTCCGGTTGGCAGCATTGAAAAGACGCAAAATATTGTCCGGGCAAAAGCATTGGCAGCAACCGGCATTTCACCGGAGCTGGAAGTTATTAAAAACGCCGAAGTTTTGGAATAAGCACTCAGCTTTTCCGGTTACAGGTTAGGCAAGTTACTCGTAATCTGTCGAAAGTGAATTACGAGTGAGACGCTCACACAAATAGCTATTTATGATTATCACGCGGTTATAATGAAAGTGAATTTATTTTAGAAAGTGCTTGACATTTTGAAATCCTTTCATTATACTATAACCATTATATGAAAATGCGTTGACGAAGAGAAAAATATCAGGTTTACAGCAAAGAGAGCCGGGGCAGGTGAAAGCCGGCATGGAAACGGATATAGAATATACACTTCCGAGCAGATTTTCTGAAACCGACGGCGGTAGGAAAATACGGGTTTGACCGTTATATCAAAAAAGGCTGATGGGCTTTTTTAAGAGATATTTTTCGGGAACTGTATTTTCGGAAAATATAATAAGGGTGGTACCGCGGATAATCATTCGTCCCTATAAGATGACTTATAGAGATGGAATGGTTTTTTTATTACCTAAAAATCTTAAAAAATCCTCTGACAGGCCACAGCAGATTAGGCGGCAGCGCTTAATTTGCGGGGACATGCCAAGGAGCGCAGACTCCGAAGGCTTTTACACATGGTTGCCGGGTAGACGGCAAGAAAACGGAGGAAAGAATATGAAAAAATTAGCGTTACTGATGGGGATGATTTTAATGTTAAGTGCCTGTACCGGCACGACCGGCAAAGAACAAACTGGTGCAAACGGCAAAAGCTTTCGTATCGGCATCAATCAATTTGCCGAGCATCCGGCACTGGATGCGGTGCGCAGCGGTTTTGAGCAGGAACTGAAAGCGCTGGGCGTAGAAGCGGAGTTTGACTGGAAAAACGCGCAGGCCGATATCCCGGCGGCGGCTAAGATTTCGGAAAAGTTTGTGGAAGATAAAGTTGATCTGATTTTAGCGATTGCTACGATTTCGGCGCAGTCGGCTAAAACGGCCACCACCGAAAGCAAGATACCGGTACTGTTCAGTGCAGTCACCGACCCGGTTAAGGCGGAGCTGGTCGATTCAATGGAAAAGCCCGGCGGCAATCTATCCGGCACGACCGATATGGCGCCGGTTGAGAAGCAGTTAAAGCTGTTTCAGGCAGTTGACCCGGCGATTAAAAAGATTGGTATTATTTATAATACGGGGGAAGCCAATTCCGAGGCGCAGGTAGCGATGGCTGAGGAAATCGCTGCCGGACTGGGCATGGAGATTGTAACGGTCGGTATCAACAATATCAATGAAGTGCCGCAGGCGACGGACGCCATCCTGGCCAAGGCGGACGCAATTTATACCATTACCGATAATATTGTGGCTTCGGCGATCAATGTGGTTGCCAAAAAAGCAACTGAAGCCGGTAAAGTAACAATCGGTGCCGAAGAAGCCCATGTTCAGGGCGGTGTTTTGATGACGGAAGGATTAAGCTATTTTGAACTGGGCCGGAAAACAGCGGCCATGGCCAAGCGGGTTTTGGTGGACGGCGAAGAGATTGCCGCCATGCCGGTGGAAAGAGCAACCGAGACCAGCCGAGTAGTCAATATGGAAACGGCCAAGGCTTTGGGATTGCCGGATTTGGAAGTTTTCTCCGAAGCGGTTGAGGTGAAATAAAAACATTCTTTACTATTGGCTGACGTAATAACTGCCAGCTGATTACGCCAAGATTAAGCCGCTGATTATCAGCAATGTGCCAAGGCTTATCCGGCTGCGGAAAACGCCGGCAATAGGCGGAAAGGCGGCAGCCAGCTTGAGATATGCGATATGTGGAAATGGCTGATGCTTTTGGCCAAAGGATGGCGCCGTGATTGGCGGCCAAGAGAAAATAAAGTAAAAAACGGATGAGAGGTTGAAAATGGGAACAGGATTGTTACTAACATCAGTGCAGCAAGGTTTGATTTATGCGATTTTAGCAATCGGCGTTTTTCTGACCTATAAAATATTGGATATTGCCGATTTATCGGTCGAGGGCAGCTTTCCGCTGGGAGCGTTTGTTTTTGCCAAGTTTGCATTGATGAATCTCCATCCGGCAGTGGGCATAGCGGCCGCTTTTACCGGCGGCTGTCTGGCCGGGCTACTTACGGCCCTGCTCTTTATCAGGCTGAAGATTAAGCCGCTCCTGTCCGGTATCCTGACTTTGACGATTTTATACTCGGTCAATCTGCGGGTCAACGGCAAGGCCAATATTCCTCTATTTAAAACGCCGGTCATTTTTGGCAATGACAAGCTGATGAATGTCCTGCTGCTGGTGCTGATTGTTCTCAGCCTTAAAATCCTGATTGACCTGTTTTTAAAAACGGAAATCGGCTATCTCCTGATTGCGACCGGAGATAACGAAGTGCTGGTGACTTCGCTGGGAGAAAACAGCAATAAATATAAAATTATCGGTTTGGCGCTGTCAAACGGTCTGGTGGCGGTAGCGGGCTCGATTACCGCCCAGATGAACGGCTTTGCCGATATTACGATGGGGAGTTCCATTATTGTCTTTGCGCTGGCCTCCATCATTATCGGCGATACGATTTTAAAGTCCGTCACCAAGATTAAGGGCACGACCCGGGCGATTATGGGCGCGATTGTTTATCAGCTGATCGGCGGCTTTGCCATTGACCGGGGGCTGCCGGCCACGGATTTAAAAGCCGCGACGGCGCTGATTGTCATTCTTTTCATTGCAGTTAATAACTTTTCACCAAATGGCATTCGACTTGCCGGAAAGGAAGC of Lachnospiraceae bacterium oral taxon 500 contains these proteins:
- a CDS encoding cytidine deaminase, translated to MIAETEKKELIKQAIAAMQTAYAPYSHFRVGAALLTRSGRIYQGGNIENAAYTPTNCAERTAFFKAVSEGEREFAAICVVGGKDGVLTDYAAPCGVCRQVMMEFCDPESFLIILAMDENTYQEYTLKQLLPEGFGPKNLQG
- a CDS encoding BMP family ABC transporter substrate-binding protein; the encoded protein is MKKLALILSLSLLLSACAAGSEPQMAPEKQTQTEKTEAGNKKKEPMQTDTAKTYKIGILQIAEHSALDENREGFTRALEAAGIQAEIDYKNAQGDVSHALTMAKKMTDEQVDLIFAIGTQAAQAAKQAAKDTEIPILFSAVTDPVGSELVDSLEQPGANITGTTDKTPTKMQLELFGQLGRELKTIGVIYNTGETNSEAQLKATEEAAAELGLTIVPVGITTVNDIPKALETLLAKTDAMYTLTDNLVAASMELISHTALAEKYIVVQSYIDRTAAAEGILLSNGFSYYDLGSQTGEMAVLILSGEKTAADIPVGSIEKTQNIVRAKALAATGISPELEVIKNAEVLE
- a CDS encoding BMP family ABC transporter substrate-binding protein; protein product: MGMILMLSACTGTTGKEQTGANGKSFRIGINQFAEHPALDAVRSGFEQELKALGVEAEFDWKNAQADIPAAAKISEKFVEDKVDLILAIATISAQSAKTATTESKIPVLFSAVTDPVKAELVDSMEKPGGNLSGTTDMAPVEKQLKLFQAVDPAIKKIGIIYNTGEANSEAQVAMAEEIAAGLGMEIVTVGINNINEVPQATDAILAKADAIYTITDNIVASAINVVAKKATEAGKVTIGAEEAHVQGGVLMTEGLSYFELGRKTAAMAKRVLVDGEEIAAMPVERATETSRVVNMETAKALGLPDLEVFSEAVEVK
- a CDS encoding ABC transporter permease, which produces MGTGLLLTSVQQGLIYAILAIGVFLTYKILDIADLSVEGSFPLGAFVFAKFALMNLHPAVGIAAAFTGGCLAGLLTALLFIRLKIKPLLSGILTLTILYSVNLRVNGKANIPLFKTPVIFGNDKLMNVLLLVLIVLSLKILIDLFLKTEIGYLLIATGDNEVLVTSLGENSNKYKIIGLALSNGLVAVAGSITAQMNGFADITMGSSIIVFALASIIIGDTILKSVTKIKGTTRAIMGAIVYQLIGGFAIDRGLPATDLKAATALIVILFIAVNNFSPNGIRLAGKEAK